Proteins encoded in a region of the Quercus lobata isolate SW786 chromosome 8, ValleyOak3.0 Primary Assembly, whole genome shotgun sequence genome:
- the LOC115955014 gene encoding uncharacterized protein LOC115955014 has translation MLPEWTVHRFTSVIRERHFSTFRTNFQIPDYIPIRLPYVSERCYYDGVEGVGVYEQVLKAGLRFPLSTLHRELLHYLGLSVTQISPNAWRVFIAMEILYGAMSNGERRLTVREFLHCYRPDEIDRSRGLYRFASRSPLLKVIFETPDSNRDWKSRYFFLEGDRWMNRPGETEYMPVDTTWGIINQARRGRPQVSLEEFSFLEKVCRKAKPDERTWAKLVNPKTIHWYCDGPEPTREAIAYDERIHKQMDDAKRRAMIKSLAVEQKKTGEIVVPSVPGSSGKRKQPPKSDRPHKQPKVSMEPIVGLMAEGPKAVNQVKQGAGKGLMHAPPVSEEKPPPLLRDDSKFALEKLTSILSAEDYEDLGNHSTEAMGETGLFAVGQSLVMMKGLMDRCLNREAALERVRSKLGKTEEELSQLHKWKSTMEQKFELSENTRKELEQKTEEAGKVLKSRADEVKDLKKKLRHAKDDAVSEYRNSESLLKELGGSFLQGFDDALRQIKKTYPDLDVSMITLTDQDQTSALPVASENTEDLFGEEAAQGDGESALPNEVAVADPKKAE, from the exons atgttaccagagtggacagtgcataggttcacatccgtcatcCGGGAGAGACATTTCAGTACCTTTAGAACAAATTTTCAGATACCAGATTACATCCCAATCCGTCTTCCCTACGTGTCGGAGAGATGTTATTATGACGGAGTAGAAGGTGTTGGAGTGTACGAGCAGGTGTTGAAGGCtggacttcggttcccgctctctacactCCATAGGGAACTCTTGCATTACCTGGGACTGTCCGTCACCCAGATTTCTccaaacgcctggagggtcttcatagcaatggagattctTTATGGCGCAATGTCGAATGGAGAAAGGAGACTGACGgtccgtgaatttcttcactgttaccgtCCAGATGAGATTGATAGATCAAGGGGGTTGTACCGTTTTGCTAGTCGAAGTCCCTTGTTGAAGGTCatctttgagaccccagactcaaatagagactggaagagtcgctatttcttcctggagggtgacaggtggatgaaccgtccaggaGAGACGGAGTACATGCCCGTCGATACAACTTGGGGGATAATAAACCAAGCGC GTAGAGGGCGCCCGCAGGTTAGCCTCGAGGAATTTAGTTTCCTTGAAAAGGTTTGTAGAAAAGCTAAGCCGGACGAAAGGACCTGGGCCAAGTTAGTGAATCCAAAGACAAtacactggtattgtgacggtccagaacctaCCCGTGAGGCCATTGCTtacgacgaaagaatacacaaac aaatggacgacgccaAGAGAAGAGCCATGATAAAATCTCtagccgtcgagcaaaagaagacgggtgagATCGTTGTTCCCAGTGTGCCGGGGTCATCGGGCAAGAGGAAGCAGCCACCAAAGTCCGACCGTCCACACAAGCAGCCAAAGGTGTCAATGGAGCCCATCgtgggcttgatggctgagggcCCTAAGGCCGTCAACCAAGTTAAACAGGGGGCCGGTAAGGGCCTAATGCATGCTCCACCCGTCAGCGAGGAGAAGCCCCCTCCCCTTCTTCGTGATGATTCGAAGTTCGCTTTGGAAAAGCTTACGTCCATACTTTCTGCAGAGGACTATGAGGATCTGGGGAATCACTCGACGGAGGCGATGGGAGAGACGGGGTTATTTGCCGTCGGACAG tccttggttatgatgaagggcttgatggaccgttgcctcaaccgtgaagcggctctgGAACGGGTACGGTCAAAACTTGGGAAGACGGAAGAAGAGCTTAGCCAGCTGCACAAGTGGAAGTCCACCATGGAGCAGAAATTTGAACTGTCTGAGAATACAAGAAAGGAGCTTGAACAGAAGACGGAAGAAGCTGGGAAGGTCTTGAAGAGCAGAGCGGACGAGGTGAAAGATCTGAAGAAAAAGCTCCGTCATGCAAAGGACGACGCCGTCAGCGAATATCGCAACTCCGAGTCCTTGTTGAAGGAGCTGGGaggatcgttccttcaaggctttgacGATGCGCTCCGTCAGATAAAAAAGACCTACCCAGATCTGGACGTGTCCATGATAACACTTACTGATCAAGATCAGACTTCTGCCCTGCCCGTCGCCTCCGAAAATACGGAGGACCTCTTTGGGGAAGAAGCAGCTCAGGGTGACGGAGAGTCCGCTCTGCCGAATGAGGTCGCTGTTGCCGACCCCAAGAAAGCAGAGTAA